One stretch of Eupeodes corollae chromosome 2, idEupCoro1.1, whole genome shotgun sequence DNA includes these proteins:
- the LOC129947878 gene encoding alkaline phosphatase-like — MKGFVIFSLILSGLICVINCEDFRHFPTKDAGRAKRAALPLLLDMKRSSFWMNDAQQALKDKLKKSANEGKAKNVIFFLGDGMSIETITTGRLLKGQLEGKLGERSKLSFENFPVVGLSKTYCIDKQVADSACTATAYLGGIKANFWTIGVNGNATRDDCASGRDPRNHVESIASWAQKANKSTGLVTTTTVTHASPAGVYAHVVNRDFESDNMVKISGADPSNCSDIAQQLVHDDVGKKLNVILGGGTKRFLPNGTLDFYGNSGERLDKRNLLNEWRHSKKGVANTVFNVQQLVGLDYSKTDYLMGLFAPEHMEFKTDADIVKQPSLEVMTESAIKILQKNENGFFLFVEGGLIDKAHHLNLAHKALVETIEFSKAVQKALDMTNSEETLIVVTSDHSHTMSMSGYADIGTNILGLSTDLSDVDNLPYTTLSYANGPSYYKHFNWTGERLDLTSAKVLEKNFEYVSTFPSKIETHGGGDVAIFASGPWAHLFTGVVEQNILPHMMAYASCIGDGLTMCQTTTKEKIKNSGAVFQTSIILLVFCLLSIFFKNQ, encoded by the exons ATGAAAGGATtcgttatattttctttaattttaagtggGTTAATTTGTGTAATTAACTGTGAag attttcgcCATTTCCCCACCAAAGATGCCGGCAGAGCTAAGCGAGCTGCATTACCGCTATTACTTGATATGAAAAGGTCGTCATTTTGGATGAATGATGCGCAACAAGCTCTTaaggacaaattaaaaaagtctgCTAACGAAGGAAAAGCCAAAAATGTGATATTTTTCCTTGGCGATGGCATGTCTATAGAAACAATTACAACTGGTCGATTATTAAAGGGACAGTTGGAGGGCAAACTTGGAGAAAGGAGTAaactttcttttgaaaactttccaGTCGTTGGATTGTCAAAG acaTACTGTATAGATAAACAAGTAGCCGATTCTGCATGTACAGCAACAGCTTATCTGGGCGGAATTAAAGCCAACTTCTGGACCATTGGGGTTAATGGAAATGCAACTCGTGATGATTGTGCAAGTGGCAGAGACCCAAGGAATCATGTTGAATCAATTGCAAGTTGGGCTCAAAAGGCAAATAAATCTACAGGCCTTGTGACCACAACAACCGTTACTCATGCCAGCCCGGCCGGTGTCTATGCACATGTAGTAAATCGGGACTTCGAGAGTGATAATATGGTGAAAATATCTGGTGCAGACCCGAGCAATTGCTCTGATATAGCACAGCAATTAGTTCATGACGATGTTGGTAAAAAGTTGAATGTTATTCTTGGTGGAGGAACCAAACGGTTTTTACCTAATGGCACATTGGACTTCTATGGAAATTCAGGTGAACGCTTGGACAAGCGAAATCTTTTGAATGAATGGCGTCATTCGAAAAAAGGAGTCgcaaatactgttttcaatgTGCAACAATTGGTGGGTCTTGACTATAGTAAAACTGACTACCTCATGGGACTTTTTGCTCCCGAGCATATGGAATTCAAAACTGATGCTGATATCGTCAAGCAACCTTCGTTGGAAGTTATGACAGAGTcagcaattaaaattttacaaaagaacGAAAAcggtttctttttgtttgttgaaggCGGTCTCATTGATAAGGCACATCATCTTAACCTAGCACACAAGGCCCTTGTGGAAACAATAGAATTTTCAAAGGCCGTCCAGAAGGCTCTGGATATGACGAACTCGGAAGAAAccctaattgttgttacttcaGATCATAGTCATACTATGAGTATGAGCGGATATGCTGATATTGGGACTAATATTTTAGGCCTAAGCACAGATTTGAGTGATGTGGACAACTTGCCATACACTACTCTTAGTTATGCTAATGGGCCCAGCTACTATAAGCATTTTAATTGGACTGGAGAACGTTTAGATCTTACTTCTGCTAAAGTTT TGGAAAAGAATTTCGAGTATGTGAGCACATTCCCCTCTAAGATCGAAACTCATGGTGGTGGAGATGTCGCTATTTTTGCTAGTG gacCTTGGGCACATTTGTTTACTGGTGTGgtggaacaaaatattttacctcACATGATGGCATATGCTTCATGCATTGGAGATGGCTTGACAATGTGTCAAACCACAACtaaggaaaaaataaagaactctGGAGCAGTTTTTCAAACCTCTATTATTCTTCTAGTGTTTTGTTTGCTttccattttcttcaaaaatcaataa